The following are from one region of the Desulfonatronum thiosulfatophilum genome:
- a CDS encoding tetratricopeptide repeat protein encodes MSCTAPRIVLLSDPLDAQEYNDLGVSYEASGETALALEAYASAAKKDRGWDQPLINQGNVHAALEDWRSAEASYRQALRRNPENPEGMNNLAYVLLKQGAVAEANRWSSRALTAEPDNPLFKSTRAMVFAAAGDAGQARKYLESAMQNLPPDDPLHHELLLLQHRLLPPQ; translated from the coding sequence GTGTCCTGTACGGCGCCAAGAATAGTGCTGCTCAGCGATCCCTTGGACGCTCAAGAATACAACGATCTCGGGGTCTCCTACGAGGCTTCCGGAGAGACGGCCTTGGCCCTGGAAGCATACGCGTCGGCCGCGAAAAAAGATCGTGGATGGGATCAGCCCCTGATCAACCAGGGCAACGTCCATGCCGCCCTGGAGGATTGGCGGTCCGCGGAGGCGAGTTACCGTCAGGCGTTGAGGAGAAATCCGGAAAATCCCGAAGGCATGAACAATCTGGCCTACGTTCTGCTCAAGCAAGGTGCTGTTGCCGAAGCAAACCGATGGTCAAGCAGAGCCCTGACTGCCGAACCGGACAACCCCCTTTTCAAAAGCACCAGAGCCATGGTTTTTGCGGCGGCAGGAGATGCCGGGCAGGCACGGAAATACCTGGAATCCGCCATGCAAAACCTCCCCCCTGACGACCCGCTCCATCACGAACTCCTTCTGCTGCAACACCGCCTTCTCCCCCCTCAATGA
- a CDS encoding cysteine peptidase family C39 domain-containing protein — protein sequence MIDALSFNKAFLCLLLALGLFGQGCGSHSGYQPLPELPEEAVFLNVPFVPQSRQDDCGPAALASVLMFRGHNPSLDDITRDVFTPALGRTLLPDMENHARDLGFQTKAGRGDPELLKDRINNGSPVIILLEMGRGALSRGHYVVVFGHTREGYLMHVGELSNVLMPTDELVSRWGRMNNLYLVVE from the coding sequence GTGATCGACGCATTGTCCTTCAATAAGGCGTTCCTTTGCCTTCTCCTTGCCCTCGGACTGTTCGGGCAGGGGTGCGGCTCACATTCAGGATATCAGCCTCTGCCTGAACTTCCGGAAGAGGCTGTTTTCCTGAATGTCCCGTTTGTACCCCAATCCCGGCAAGACGATTGCGGCCCCGCGGCCCTGGCATCCGTTCTGATGTTTCGCGGCCATAATCCTTCGCTGGACGACATCACCCGTGATGTTTTTACGCCGGCTTTGGGCAGAACCCTGCTTCCGGACATGGAAAACCACGCCCGGGATCTCGGTTTCCAGACCAAGGCCGGGAGAGGCGACCCGGAACTGCTCAAGGATCGGATCAATAACGGCAGCCCGGTGATTATTCTGCTGGAAATGGGCCGAGGCGCTCTGAGCCGAGGGCATTACGTCGTTGTCTTCGGCCATACCCGGGAAGGGTATCTGATGCACGTCGGAGAGCTTAGCAATGTCCTGATGCCCACGGACGAGCTTGTGTCCCGCTGGGGAAGAATGAACAACCTGTATCTTGTGGTGGAGTAG
- a CDS encoding PA2779 family protein, giving the protein MSNRRWFFNQRICWVVLFAYAIFALIPSNAEAFLAQSRFSSGEAISERTVCTESIQAALEHKIVAQRLADYGLTQDEVLAKLDGMSDEQLHQLAGLSHDVGGGAIGAVIGVLVIVILVIVILRLSDRRIVLQ; this is encoded by the coding sequence ATGAGTAATCGTAGATGGTTTTTCAATCAGCGGATTTGTTGGGTGGTCCTGTTCGCGTACGCGATCTTTGCGTTGATCCCCAGTAATGCCGAGGCGTTTTTAGCCCAGAGCCGTTTTTCATCCGGAGAAGCGATATCCGAACGGACAGTATGCACCGAATCCATCCAGGCAGCCTTGGAGCACAAGATTGTTGCTCAACGACTGGCGGACTACGGGTTGACCCAGGATGAAGTGCTGGCCAAACTGGACGGCATGAGTGACGAACAACTGCACCAGCTGGCCGGCCTGTCCCATGACGTCGGCGGCGGCGCTATCGGCGCGGTGATAGGCGTCCTGGTGATCGTGATCCTGGTCATCGTCATTCTGAGACTCAGTGATCGACGCATTGTCCTTCAATAA
- a CDS encoding PLD nuclease N-terminal domain-containing protein has translation MRVEVGGFLGLIIFILCIWAIVQTIQSSASTGAKVFWTVIILIFPVVGLIIWYFAGPRPVRNHPVRR, from the coding sequence GTGCGAGTAGAAGTTGGCGGTTTTTTAGGACTGATCATTTTCATTCTCTGCATTTGGGCCATCGTCCAGACCATTCAGAGCAGTGCATCCACCGGAGCAAAGGTCTTTTGGACGGTCATCATTCTTATCTTTCCGGTGGTCGGACTGATAATCTGGTACTTTGCGGGGCCTCGTCCGGTCCGGAATCATCCGGTACGAAGGTGA
- a CDS encoding DUF1328 domain-containing protein → MLGWTVVFLIVAIIAGILGFSGIAGTSAWIAQVLFVIFLILLIISFFFGGTRAPAEVGYLVPYVFLS, encoded by the coding sequence ATGTTAGGCTGGACGGTTGTTTTTCTGATTGTGGCGATCATCGCGGGTATTCTCGGATTTTCCGGGATCGCGGGCACATCCGCATGGATTGCCCAGGTCTTGTTTGTTATTTTTCTCATCTTGCTGATCATCAGCTTCTTTTTTGGAGGTACCCGGGCGCCCGCGGAGGTCGGATATCTCGTTCCATATGTGTTTCTTTCATGA
- a CDS encoding PRC-barrel domain-containing protein, whose product MKTLLASIIIGLLAMSPVFAQQGGMGHGQTETQQSPHMQQEGMTGQPGQHGQTDQDRTYVQPQVGMERDTDDLISMEDLRDAEVRDRQDQNVGSIEKVLINQQGNVEKVVVEVDDRKVALDFHELNIQGEGDDVRINVQMSKEELKNKPEYQDNNN is encoded by the coding sequence ATGAAAACGTTACTTGCAAGCATCATTATTGGATTGTTGGCCATGAGCCCCGTATTTGCCCAGCAAGGCGGCATGGGACACGGACAGACCGAAACCCAGCAGAGCCCGCATATGCAGCAGGAGGGCATGACAGGTCAGCCCGGCCAGCATGGGCAGACCGACCAGGACAGAACTTATGTCCAGCCTCAGGTAGGAATGGAGCGGGACACTGATGACCTGATATCCATGGAAGACCTGAGAGATGCCGAAGTCCGTGACCGGCAGGATCAAAATGTGGGTTCGATCGAAAAAGTGCTGATTAATCAGCAAGGCAATGTTGAGAAAGTGGTTGTTGAAGTTGACGACCGCAAAGTGGCTCTGGATTTTCACGAACTGAACATCCAGGGTGAAGGTGACGACGTCCGGATCAACGTTCAGATGTCCAAGGAAGAATTGAAAAACAAGCCCGAATACCAAGACAACAACAACTAA
- a CDS encoding PRC-barrel domain-containing protein: MKTLMISIMIGLLAMSPAFAAAQDDGQRTTSQTQREGTDGQVQGQEAGDRDILPRYDSEREVVIDPVRPHRTLEVDPMEGYERVAPELITVEDLRNADVYDVNHENLGNVDEVLISQEGEIERVVLNVGGFLGLGAHSIAIGIDELEIHQDADDDLRVYVPMTEEELRNHPEYRPDN; encoded by the coding sequence ATGAAAACATTGATGATAAGCATTATGATCGGTTTATTGGCCATGAGTCCGGCATTTGCCGCAGCACAAGATGATGGTCAACGCACCACGTCTCAGACGCAGCGTGAAGGAACGGATGGACAGGTTCAGGGCCAAGAGGCCGGCGACAGGGATATCCTGCCCCGGTATGACTCGGAACGAGAAGTTGTTATCGATCCTGTTCGTCCTCACCGAACCCTCGAGGTGGATCCCATGGAGGGATACGAAAGGGTCGCCCCGGAGCTCATAACCGTGGAAGATCTTCGCAATGCCGATGTTTACGACGTAAATCATGAGAATCTCGGGAATGTGGACGAAGTTCTGATCAGCCAGGAAGGCGAAATTGAACGTGTGGTGCTGAATGTCGGCGGCTTCCTCGGGTTGGGCGCCCACAGCATTGCCATCGGTATTGATGAACTCGAGATCCATCAGGATGCGGACGACGACTTGCGGGTCTATGTTCCCATGACCGAGGAAGAATTGAGAAATCACCCTGAATACCGGCCGGACAACTAA
- a CDS encoding PRC-barrel domain-containing protein, whose translation MKTLFLSIIIGLLALSPAFAERNDRVFIEPQQLDEAFAYVSDIMGKDIYTTGGRDVPGSVTEEPDEWENVGTVDDIILSREGEVKAVLVDVGGFLGMGARTIAIDMETMEFVHREGEDDFYLAIPASREQLENAPEYSEDQHRREGYQRDRQSPDHMGGEGQPRVDTAPRPTDPGTTQDTQERQQDQYQDRDQHANDRPVHEGFSRVSPRTMTADDLQNADVYDVNNENIANVDEVLISPEGEVEGVVVNVGGFLGFGGRSVALDIDQIDIQRDGDDDLRVYIPMTEQELRNQPEYQRNN comes from the coding sequence ATGAAAACATTGTTTCTCAGCATTATCATCGGGTTACTGGCGTTGAGTCCTGCATTCGCGGAAAGAAACGACAGGGTGTTTATCGAACCTCAGCAGCTTGACGAAGCGTTTGCGTATGTTTCCGACATTATGGGTAAGGATATCTATACGACAGGCGGCAGGGATGTACCCGGATCCGTGACCGAGGAACCCGATGAATGGGAAAACGTCGGAACCGTTGACGACATCATCCTGTCCCGAGAAGGCGAAGTCAAAGCCGTACTGGTCGATGTCGGCGGCTTCCTCGGCATGGGCGCACGGACCATCGCCATTGACATGGAAACGATGGAATTCGTGCATCGAGAAGGCGAGGACGATTTCTATCTGGCCATTCCCGCCTCCAGGGAACAGCTTGAGAATGCTCCGGAATACAGTGAAGACCAGCACCGACGGGAAGGATACCAGCGTGATCGCCAGTCTCCCGATCACATGGGCGGGGAAGGACAGCCGCGCGTGGATACGGCGCCGAGGCCGACCGATCCCGGAACAACCCAGGACACGCAAGAACGGCAGCAGGATCAGTACCAGGACAGGGATCAGCATGCCAACGACAGACCTGTCCATGAAGGATTCAGTCGTGTATCACCGCGGACAATGACCGCTGATGACCTGCAAAATGCCGATGTCTACGACGTCAACAATGAAAACATCGCCAACGTCGATGAAGTGCTGATCTCTCCCGAAGGCGAAGTCGAGGGCGTGGTCGTGAACGTGGGCGGATTTCTCGGGTTCGGCGGACGCAGCGTTGCTTTGGATATCGACCAGATCGACATTCAGCGTGACGGGGACGACGACCTCCGCGTCTACATCCCGATGACCGAACAGGAACTGCGCAACCAGCCTGAATACCAAAGAAACAATTAG
- a CDS encoding DUF3185 family protein: protein MNSQQVLGIALLVIGIIMLIFGYQSSQAVDDQIFETLTGRFTESTMWLLIFGAVSSVVGLALLFVKK from the coding sequence ATGAACAGTCAACAGGTACTCGGCATTGCACTTCTTGTGATCGGCATCATTATGCTCATTTTCGGATATCAGTCTTCGCAAGCCGTGGATGATCAAATCTTTGAAACGTTAACCGGTCGATTCACGGAATCCACCATGTGGCTGCTGATTTTCGGCGCTGTTTCCTCCGTGGTCGGACTCGCTCTGTTGTTCGTCAAAAAGTAA
- a CDS encoding PRC-barrel domain-containing protein, with amino-acid sequence MKALVLSIIIGLLALNPVFASETSIFKSNPGSDASIVLAAADERSDERANERTNGQRRAAPDNGDEQEMGDVYRRTTYPPSPEGTTHLPEGEHHRPDPGQGFERVSPETITVEDLQDANVFDVNHENIGNVDQVLMTSDGQVEKVVVSAGGFLGVGGHTAAVDMDNIDIFLGLDDDIRVYIQMTEEEFNNQPEYQE; translated from the coding sequence ATGAAAGCTTTGGTCCTAAGCATCATAATCGGCTTATTGGCCCTGAACCCTGTGTTCGCAAGTGAAACCTCCATCTTCAAGAGCAATCCCGGCAGTGATGCTTCCATCGTGCTTGCTGCTGCCGATGAACGTTCAGATGAACGCGCAAACGAACGAACCAATGGACAACGGAGAGCCGCGCCGGACAATGGTGATGAGCAGGAAATGGGCGACGTGTATCGTCGCACCACCTATCCGCCGTCTCCGGAAGGGACGACCCATCTGCCTGAGGGCGAGCATCACAGACCCGATCCAGGCCAGGGCTTCGAGCGCGTATCTCCGGAAACCATCACCGTGGAAGATTTACAGGACGCCAATGTCTTTGACGTCAACCATGAGAACATCGGCAACGTGGATCAGGTTTTGATGACGTCCGACGGCCAGGTTGAAAAAGTGGTGGTGAGCGCCGGCGGATTTCTTGGAGTCGGCGGACACACCGCGGCAGTGGACATGGACAACATCGACATTTTCCTGGGCCTGGACGACGACATCAGGGTCTACATTCAGATGACCGAGGAAGAATTCAACAATCAGCCGGAATATCAGGAATAG
- the gap gene encoding type I glyceraldehyde-3-phosphate dehydrogenase, producing the protein MTLRIGLNGFGRIGKNFARLVMQDPDVELVAFNARKSPSTYAYTFKYDSVHGNWPGEVGADDDGIIIDGKKIKMTKAGKGEWQWGDLGVDLVVEATGMFVDRESCQMHLDRGAKKVIISAPGKKPDLTVVYNVNHEQYDPSQHSIISVASCTTNCLAPVVQALHKEFTVAKGFMTTVHAYTTSQAILDSTNTKDPRRGRAAAINILPTSTGAARMVGQVLPEMEGKIDGLAIRSPNPNGSIVDLTAVVEKRTSTDEVNEAFRRLQSETLGYTDEYIVSSDIVGDTHGCVIDGRSTAVIQENLVKVLAWYDNEMGFNNQMLRMVKYVGSKL; encoded by the coding sequence ATGACATTGCGTATCGGACTCAACGGCTTCGGCCGGATCGGAAAGAATTTCGCCCGCCTGGTGATGCAGGATCCGGATGTGGAACTGGTGGCTTTCAATGCCCGGAAAAGCCCTTCCACCTACGCCTATACTTTCAAGTACGATTCCGTACATGGCAACTGGCCGGGAGAGGTCGGCGCGGACGACGACGGCATTATTATCGACGGCAAGAAGATCAAAATGACCAAGGCCGGCAAGGGCGAGTGGCAGTGGGGCGATCTCGGGGTTGATCTGGTCGTCGAGGCAACGGGAATGTTCGTGGACCGCGAATCCTGCCAGATGCACCTCGACCGGGGAGCCAAAAAAGTAATTATCAGCGCTCCCGGCAAAAAACCGGACCTCACAGTGGTCTACAACGTCAACCACGAACAGTACGACCCGTCGCAGCATTCCATCATCTCCGTGGCCTCCTGCACCACGAATTGTCTGGCGCCGGTGGTTCAGGCCCTGCACAAGGAATTTACCGTCGCGAAGGGATTCATGACCACGGTGCATGCCTATACGACCAGCCAGGCCATTCTTGACAGCACCAATACGAAGGATCCTCGGCGGGGCAGGGCAGCGGCAATCAACATTCTGCCGACGTCCACGGGAGCGGCGAGGATGGTGGGGCAGGTGCTGCCGGAAATGGAAGGGAAGATCGACGGGCTGGCGATCCGCTCGCCCAATCCGAACGGATCCATCGTGGACCTGACCGCGGTTGTGGAAAAACGGACGTCAACGGATGAAGTGAATGAGGCGTTTCGCCGCCTGCAAAGCGAGACCCTGGGCTACACGGATGAATATATCGTTTCCAGCGACATTGTCGGCGATACGCACGGATGCGTGATTGATGGGCGAAGCACCGCGGTGATCCAGGAAAACCTGGTCAAGGTTCTTGCCTGGTACGACAATGAAATGGGTTTCAACAATCAGATGCTCAGAATGGTCAAATACGTGGGATCGAAGCTGTAG
- a CDS encoding ferredoxin: MLGKIVIDQEECIGCGTCESICPQVFRLDEDAAKAVVIMARGGPSEYIEEAMESCPQESIQISWARRPARQSTEMEAFGWQM, from the coding sequence ATGTTGGGAAAAATAGTGATTGATCAGGAAGAATGTATTGGCTGCGGCACTTGCGAATCCATCTGCCCTCAGGTTTTTCGGCTGGATGAGGATGCGGCGAAGGCCGTGGTGATCATGGCCCGGGGCGGCCCTTCGGAATATATCGAAGAGGCCATGGAAAGCTGCCCCCAGGAAAGCATCCAGATCTCCTGGGCCCGCAGACCGGCAAGGCAGTCCACGGAAATGGAAGCCTTCGGATGGCAAATGTAA
- a CDS encoding L-lactate dehydrogenase, which produces MQPNQYSHRKVTIIGTGLVGMSYAYAMTIKGLVREIGLINRTAARAEGEAMDLSHGLPFVKPMDIQAGGYELCRDAQIVVIAAGANQKEGETRLDLAKRNVKIVEDIVPKILEHNSNPILLIVSNPVDILTHVALKVSGLPSQRVISSGTVLDTMRFRHLLSEFYDVDPRNVHGYVIGEHGDSEVPVWSRVNIAGIPLDDYCESCGKSIEARKIAIENDVRTAAYDVIEKKQATYYAIGLAMIRITEAVLMNQHSVLTVGTLMQGEYGLKDVCLSLPSIVGAQGVDRVLANPLADSELHALRESARILREGLDSIGY; this is translated from the coding sequence ATGCAACCAAATCAGTACAGCCACCGCAAAGTGACCATCATCGGCACGGGACTGGTGGGCATGTCCTATGCCTATGCCATGACCATCAAGGGCCTGGTCCGGGAAATAGGTTTGATCAACCGTACCGCGGCCAGAGCCGAGGGCGAGGCCATGGATCTGAGTCACGGCCTGCCGTTCGTGAAGCCCATGGATATCCAGGCCGGCGGGTACGAGTTGTGCCGGGATGCGCAGATCGTGGTCATCGCGGCCGGCGCGAACCAGAAGGAAGGGGAGACCCGGCTTGATCTGGCCAAGCGCAACGTCAAGATCGTCGAGGATATCGTGCCCAAAATCCTGGAACACAATTCCAATCCGATCCTGCTTATTGTCAGCAATCCGGTGGACATATTGACCCATGTGGCGCTCAAGGTTTCCGGCCTGCCGTCGCAACGCGTGATCAGTTCAGGCACGGTGCTGGACACGATGCGCTTTCGGCATCTGCTTTCCGAATTCTACGACGTGGATCCGCGCAACGTGCACGGCTACGTCATTGGCGAACACGGTGACAGCGAAGTGCCGGTCTGGAGCCGGGTGAACATCGCGGGCATTCCCCTGGATGATTACTGCGAGTCCTGCGGCAAATCCATCGAAGCCAGAAAAATAGCCATCGAGAACGACGTTCGCACAGCCGCCTATGACGTCATCGAAAAGAAGCAGGCCACCTATTACGCCATCGGCCTGGCCATGATCCGGATCACGGAAGCGGTGCTCATGAATCAGCACAGCGTGTTGACCGTGGGAACCTTGATGCAGGGCGAATACGGCCTGAAGGACGTCTGTCTCTCGTTGCCCAGCATTGTCGGCGCGCAGGGCGTGGACCGCGTTCTGGCAAATCCTCTGGCCGACTCTGAACTGCACGCGCTCCGCGAATCCGCTCGGATTCTGCGCGAGGGTCTGGACTCCATCGGCTATTGA
- the ppsA gene encoding phosphoenolpyruvate synthase has translation MNESRQDGYIRWFDDLSSNDVALVGGKNASLGEMITSLKEKDIRVPDGFATTTKAYRAFLAENDIEDRIKGLLGEYQQGKASLKDTGRSIRDLFKQGKMPGDVAEAIREAYRELGKRYDATDVDVAARSSATAEDMPEASFAGQQESYLNVTGEDDLLKVCQKCFASLFTNRAISYREEKGFEHMKVALSVGIQKMVRSDLAGSGVLFTLDTDSGFPDVVLINAAWGLGENVVQGTVNPDQYTVFKPFLGKDGIVPIIEKTRGAKEKKMIYAREGDEPTKNVPTSDDEQTSFVLSDEEILQLARWSKVIEDHYGKPMDIEWAKDGEQDAIFIVQARPETVHSRKTGQSMKTYRLKGQGERLVTGLSIGQAIAAGKVCVIESAEQIDDFKDDCILVTTMTDPDWVPIMKRAAAIVTDHGGRTSHAAIVSRELGIAAIVGSNDATKKLRDGQEVTVSCAEGEKAYVYDGILEYEEEDVDLENVPETKTRIMLNIGAPQAAMRWWKLPCKGVGLARMEYLVNNVIKIHPLALTRFDEVEDDKAKARIEELTQGYADKKDYFVELLARGIGTIAASRHPHPVIVRMSDFKTNEYADLIGGRQFEPKEENPMLGWRGASRYYSEDYRDGFALECRAIHMVREKMGFTNVLIMIPFCRTPAEADKVLEVLAENGLKRGERGLEVYVMAEIPTNILEAEAFAERFDGFSIGSNDLTQLVLGISRDSEKLSHLFDESEESVKRLIRMLIETAHKAGRKVGICGEAPSNNSEFAAFLVKSGIDSISLQPDSVLKVIRRTAEVEQGG, from the coding sequence ATGAATGAATCACGCCAAGATGGTTATATACGGTGGTTTGACGACCTCAGCTCGAATGACGTGGCCCTGGTCGGGGGCAAGAACGCTTCCCTGGGAGAGATGATCACGTCCCTGAAGGAGAAGGACATTCGTGTTCCCGACGGATTCGCCACGACCACGAAAGCGTACCGCGCGTTCCTGGCTGAAAACGACATTGAAGATCGGATCAAGGGACTGCTCGGCGAGTATCAGCAGGGCAAGGCATCACTGAAGGATACGGGCCGGTCCATCCGGGATCTGTTCAAGCAGGGTAAAATGCCCGGGGACGTGGCCGAGGCCATCCGCGAAGCCTACCGGGAACTGGGCAAGCGCTATGATGCAACGGATGTGGACGTGGCGGCCCGTTCCAGCGCCACGGCCGAGGACATGCCCGAAGCCAGTTTTGCCGGTCAGCAGGAATCCTATCTGAACGTGACCGGGGAAGACGACCTCCTGAAGGTTTGCCAGAAGTGTTTCGCCTCCCTGTTCACGAACCGGGCCATCTCGTATCGGGAAGAAAAAGGCTTTGAACACATGAAGGTCGCTTTGTCCGTGGGCATTCAGAAGATGGTCCGCTCGGACCTGGCCGGTTCCGGGGTGCTGTTCACCCTGGATACGGACTCCGGATTTCCGGACGTGGTGCTGATCAACGCGGCCTGGGGCCTTGGCGAGAACGTGGTCCAGGGCACGGTGAATCCGGATCAGTACACCGTGTTCAAGCCCTTTCTGGGCAAGGACGGCATTGTCCCGATCATCGAAAAGACCCGCGGGGCCAAGGAAAAAAAGATGATCTACGCCCGGGAGGGAGACGAGCCGACGAAGAATGTACCGACTTCCGACGATGAGCAAACATCTTTTGTCCTTTCGGACGAGGAAATTCTTCAGCTGGCCCGCTGGAGCAAGGTCATCGAGGATCATTACGGCAAACCCATGGACATCGAATGGGCCAAGGACGGGGAGCAGGACGCGATCTTCATTGTCCAGGCCCGCCCGGAAACGGTGCATTCCAGGAAGACCGGCCAAAGCATGAAGACCTACCGGCTCAAGGGGCAGGGCGAGCGCCTGGTGACCGGTCTGAGCATCGGCCAGGCCATTGCCGCGGGCAAGGTCTGCGTCATCGAGAGCGCGGAGCAGATCGACGACTTCAAGGACGACTGCATCCTGGTGACCACCATGACCGATCCGGATTGGGTTCCGATCATGAAGCGCGCCGCGGCCATCGTCACGGATCACGGCGGACGCACGTCCCATGCCGCCATCGTCAGCCGCGAGCTGGGCATTGCGGCCATTGTGGGCTCCAACGACGCGACAAAAAAGTTGCGCGACGGCCAGGAAGTGACCGTGTCCTGCGCCGAGGGCGAAAAGGCCTACGTCTATGACGGCATCCTCGAGTACGAGGAAGAAGACGTGGATCTGGAGAACGTTCCGGAAACAAAAACCCGGATCATGCTCAACATCGGCGCGCCCCAGGCGGCCATGCGCTGGTGGAAGCTGCCCTGCAAGGGCGTGGGGCTGGCCCGGATGGAGTACCTGGTCAACAATGTGATCAAGATCCATCCCCTGGCTTTGACCCGTTTCGACGAAGTCGAGGACGACAAGGCCAAGGCCCGGATCGAGGAACTGACCCAGGGGTATGCCGACAAGAAGGACTACTTCGTCGAACTGCTGGCCCGGGGCATCGGGACCATTGCCGCTTCCCGCCATCCTCACCCGGTGATCGTGCGCATGAGCGACTTCAAGACCAACGAATACGCCGACCTCATCGGAGGCAGGCAGTTCGAGCCCAAAGAGGAAAACCCCATGCTCGGCTGGCGGGGGGCTTCGCGCTACTACAGCGAGGACTACCGGGACGGCTTTGCCTTGGAATGCAGGGCCATCCATATGGTGCGCGAAAAGATGGGCTTCACCAACGTCCTGATCATGATCCCGTTCTGCCGCACCCCGGCCGAGGCGGACAAGGTTCTGGAAGTCCTGGCCGAAAACGGCCTGAAGCGGGGCGAAAGGGGCCTGGAAGTCTACGTCATGGCCGAGATTCCGACCAACATCCTGGAAGCCGAGGCCTTTGCCGAACGCTTTGACGGATTTTCCATCGGATCCAACGACCTGACCCAGCTCGTTCTGGGCATCAGCCGGGATTCCGAAAAACTGTCCCACCTGTTCGACGAGAGCGAGGAATCGGTCAAGCGCCTGATCCGAATGCTCATTGAAACAGCGCACAAGGCCGGCCGAAAGGTCGGGATTTGCGGCGAGGCGCCCAGCAACAACAGCGAATTCGCTGCTTTTCTCGTCAAATCAGGAATCGACTCGATTTCCTTGCAGCCGGACAGCGTGCTCAAGGTCATTCGCCGCACGGCCGAGGTGGAGCAGGGCGGTTGA
- a CDS encoding endonuclease/exonuclease/phosphatase family protein has product MSVPLLTAATYNVHQWVGMDSFYDPFRGLKVLKELAADVIGLQEVNFPKHIKHKITPSILAEELDMQLVVGKTLMRKEAFYGNVLLTNLPIQNVRRHDISVGSNEPRAVLDVDLQAETGLIRVLNTHFGLRFMERRRQHQRLLEILEEIDQRETTILMGDFNEWLPLCFPFRKIMSIFKCLHAPRSFPTYFPLLALDRILVAPAQSMIEIHVHKSRLAKITSDHYPVVATIKCS; this is encoded by the coding sequence ATGTCCGTACCACTGCTGACCGCGGCGACATATAACGTCCATCAATGGGTGGGCATGGACAGTTTCTATGATCCCTTTCGCGGGCTGAAGGTTCTGAAGGAGCTGGCCGCGGACGTCATCGGTCTCCAGGAAGTCAACTTCCCAAAACACATCAAGCATAAAATCACTCCGTCCATTCTGGCCGAAGAGCTGGATATGCAACTGGTTGTCGGCAAGACCCTGATGCGCAAGGAGGCTTTCTACGGCAATGTTCTGTTGACGAACCTGCCGATTCAAAATGTGCGCCGACACGACATCAGCGTCGGCAGCAACGAACCGCGCGCTGTTCTGGACGTGGATCTTCAAGCCGAAACCGGACTGATCCGCGTTCTGAACACGCATTTCGGCCTGCGGTTCATGGAACGTCGGCGGCAGCACCAGCGATTGTTGGAAATTCTGGAGGAAATTGACCAGCGGGAGACGACCATCCTGATGGGCGATTTCAACGAATGGCTGCCGTTGTGCTTTCCGTTCAGGAAGATAATGTCCATTTTCAAATGCCTGCACGCCCCGAGATCCTTTCCCACCTATTTCCCCCTGCTTGCCCTGGACCGCATTCTGGTCGCCCCTGCCCAAAGCATGATCGAGATTCACGTGCACAAGAGCAGATTGGCAAAGATTACCTCGGACCACTATCCCGTGGTCGCCACGATCAAGTGCTCCTGA